CACTCGCGCTTCAATTGTGTGCAAAAGGACGAATAGGTACGGAGAGAGTTATGCTCATTTTCCGCATCAAGTGCCTCGCCACCAATCGCAGCTTTAACCCTAACCCGAAATACATAGGGGGTAATTACAGAGCAGTGGCCGGTTCGCATCCAGCGCCAAGCCGACTCGCGCCGCGACTCGAGACCCCAAATCGGCTTCATTTCTTGTATCCAGCAGCTCTCGCCGGACCACCACAACAGCGCCATCCGCCGCCAGTCAACATGTCGTCCTCACAGTCGAGAAGCGGCGGGGAGCGCATGATCCATCAGGATTACATTGCCAGGATACGATACTCCAATGCGCTCCCTCCGCCGCCGATCCCGCCAAAGCTGCTCGACATTCCAAACACGGGTCTTGCGAGCGGCCAGTACACGGCCCCCGGCTTCGCTTCGCGCCTGGCGCGTGAGCAGCCACTGAACATTGAGGCCGATGCCGAACTCGGAATGCCCTTGGACCTGGTCGGCATGCCGGGAGTTTTTGATGGCGACGAGAGCTGTTAGTGTTTCCCACCCATCGCTGTCCCTCTCCATCGCCTCCCCCAAAACCGTAGCAGACACTAAAAACATGCCAAAAAGCCATCCAAGCTCCAGCCCAGCCGCCGCCCGTCCACCCCCATGATCGCCCGCTCCTCCGCCCTCTCTCAACGCTCGGAAAGCCCAAACTGGGCGACACAGCCGTCTCTTTCCTGCGCCGGACCGAGTACATCTCCTCGGTCACGACCAAGCCAAAACCGGCCGACCATGTCTTCCTCCGGGCCTCGTCTGGCAACACGCCGAAACGGCCCGAGAAGCGCAAGGCCTCTCCCGAGCCGGACAAGGGCACGCCTGCATGGATCAAGCGGCGCATCGAAAAGAGCTTCGAAGCGGCAGCCGCCAACCTCGCCGACCGCACGCGGGTCAAGCACCCGTCGAAGCGGAACCTCAAGGTCGTCGACGCCCTGCCCCTCCTCCCGGACCTCGAGGCCTTCCCGGACTCGGGCGCGTACGTGACGGTCAAGTTCAGCACCAACCCGGTCAACTCGAGCGACTCGTACGACACCCGCCTGCTGTCGGGCATCTTCAAGCCCATCGAGcgcaccgccgccgaggagcagATCTACGAGGCCGCTCGCGCGGCGTGGGAGGCCGACCCGACGCTGCCGAAACCGTCCCAGATGATGAACTACGATCTCTTCCTGCCCGCCGACACCCTCACCGGCGAGAACTTCCGCAAAAAGTTCGACGTGGACAACCCGGACCGCGACAGCCACGCGCTCTACACCAGCAGCGAGGCCGGCGGCAGCTTCCGCTTCCCGCGCGTGCGCGCCTACGAGACGGCGCAGGAGAAGGAGATGGACCACGACAACAAGTACGACGAGGAGGTCATCCTGGCCTTCCGCGACGACGAGGCCGCCTCCAAGGGCCGCGTCGACGACAGCGCCCAGAAGGCCGTCTACTACTACCCCGTCATGCAGCGCACCACCATCCGCAACCAGCGCACCAAGAACATTGCCCGCACCATCGGCAtcgccgacgaggaggagaccCACCTCGACGAGCTGCACGTGCGCATCGACGACCCCAGCGACGAGCTCAAGGCCGAGCTGGCCCGCTACAAGCACCAGCCCGTCGGGGACCTGTCCGATGAAGACGAGGGCGgcgaagaagaaggcggGGAAGAAGAGTACGCAGAGCGGACGGGCGAGCAGGAGCCAGAtgaggaggcggagggcgAGAGGGAGGACGGAGATGAGGAGGAGCGGGCTGGGAGGAGGGAAGAGGATAGTGATCGTGGCTCCCGGTCTGCCAGCCCTGCTGCTGCCAACGGGGGACCGAACCACGAGGAGCAGCAGTCTGATGTGGACCAGGACGCTGATGCGGACGGGGACGAAGATGAGTAATAAGTAGAAGGGGACGATCTGAGAAAGACCAAAAAAAGAGAACCAAAAAAGAGGATTCACATACCGTTTAATGGTTAAGGTACATTCGGAAGCAGCGCGGAGTTCGACGGCAGGTttcaaagaaaaaaaaaacaatgCAAAGAGACAGAGCTTTGGAAATTGGAATCAACTCCGGAGTGAGCTATCCCTATCACGGATCGTCCCAACGTTCTACAGGCATACCGTGACCAGAAAAGCATGTCACATTTTTGCACTGAACGATAATACTAGCACCTCTGTATCTATCTGTACACGAATTGTACAAAATCCACTTGATCCGAGCAAGCCGCTAAATAACCCCCCAAATCCAATACGCTCGACCCCAACCGCCGAGGGAGCCGACAAACGGAGAACGCCAGCCCATGCACTTCTTCACGAAGTCATTCAACCCCAATATATATATCCCTCGTCACTTTGGCGAAGGCCAATAAGTGCGAATTAAGGGACAAATATGAATCGCTCGGACGGGGTATATGGTAATGTATCCAACCACCTGCTGCCCATACAACTCCAACTTAGCTTTGCTTAGCCAGCATACCCAATATTTTCCCTGTCGTCATCGATGACGCGGCCATATCTTGTCGACTCGTTAGCACCACCAAATCTGCCAACCTCGGGAGATTGGGAACTCACTCTAGCAACAAGCGGAAGAACCAGACCTCCAAGTCCTCGTTCCTCAGCACCTTGCCCGCCCAGTCACGGCCCCTCTGCGCCATCCGCTCTGCCTCCTCGGCGCCCTCCTTCCTCTCCTTGGGGACCTCGGCGTCCTCGCTCCCCCCCTCGGAGGACGCGCGGCCGGAGGAGTTGAAGAAGCGGACCGTCTCGAGCCACTCCTCCCCGTGCAGGCTGAGCGGGACGAAGTGCACCCAGGGGCGCAGCCACTCGTAGTGCCACTCGCGGAAGATGGCCCACTTGTACACGAGGCTGCGGCTTCGCAGCAGCGCGTAGAAGCGCCCCGAGAAGGCGTTGCCGTCCATGTCGAGCACGTGCTTGTACTCGAGCGCGTCCTCCTGCTTTGCGTAGTCCTTGACTTCGAAAAAGGCCCGCTGGGCGTCGCAGTCGCCAGGGTCGCACTGGCCGACGTGCGAGAAGTAGACGTCGAGCAGCGACTTGTAGTTGCCGCGTGGAACTTCGCGAACCGTCCATTGTTCAGGCTCATAGgactgttgttgttgctgttgttggtgTTGGGGCCGCTGttgttcctcctcttcttcttctccttgttgctgctgttgctgctgttgctgttcattgtgttgttgttgttgttcgggtggtggtggtgctgattgttgctgctgttgctgctgttgctgttcatcgtgttgttgttgttgttgtttttgtttttgttgctgttgttgttcgggtggtggtggtgctgattgttgctgttgttcttGTTGTTGAGTTTCTCGCTCTTgtcgttgctgttgctgctgctgctgctgctgctgctgctctttCTGTTGTTGTTCTTCTTGTTTTTGTTCTTGCTCTTGTTGAGGAGGCCGtgattgttgttgttgttgttgttgctgttgctgttgctctTGTTGCTTTTTGGTAGTGGGCTTGGTGGGAGTAGAGGAAGATgatggcgacggcggcggtgggaGAGATGAGGGGGGCGTTAAAATCTTGGCTTTATCTGGAGCGTTAATCTTCTGCACAAAACGCTGCCGGTGTTGACGGCGCCAACCACCGTCGCGAGAGTAGCCGCCTGTTGTGGAGCCGCGCCAGTAGAGGCGATCTTGTTTCTTGTCCCAAGCAGGATCCTTGGCGGCGGAGTAGGGGACCTTGTCGGCCCAATACCACGGAGAGGGGTAGAGGATGTCGGCATAGGAGGAAATCTTTGACTGAGAAAAGATGGGGAAGAGATCGTGTACCACGCCGTAGGCATTGGGGCGGTCGAAGAAGCCGTAGGTCGAGCTGAGCGAGGGGGACAGGCAAATGTCGGACATGGCGGTCCAGTTGGAGACGAAGCCCAGGTCGCCAATGGCGTACTTTGCGATATCGTCAAACTGATCTTCCTCTTCGAGGATCCGGGCCGGAGACTCCGGGGGGCAAGACATGCGCGAGTGCGTCCAGACGGGCTGGTGGGCGAAGTAGTCGAAGCGGGTGCGCTTGACCTCGTCGAAGTGCCCGTTGCTGCTGAGGTCTGCCGGTCTCGAGGTGAAGCTGTTTCGGGGCCTCTTCACAGCGCCGGCAGCTGGGATGGCTTTGGTCTGCGCGGTGTGTATCAGCCGCGACATGTCGTCGTGCGGGACCACCACGCGCGGCTCGTCGTTCAAGTTGAACACCAGATCCATGTCTGGCAGGTAGCCGACAAAGTTCTTCATCATGGCAGGCAGGGTTTCCTGCATCCATTCGAACCCCCCGTAAACGTATGTTACATTGCCGCCGCGCACCTGCACGCCCATAACTTGGTTGTCGAACCCGAGCGCCTCGCGGGCTCGCGCGCGAATGGTCGACGGCTTCAGGCCCCAGAAGGGCGTCAGCAGTTCATGTATGGTGTCAAACTCGTCCACGAGCTGCACATTCCTGCTCTTGGCGAATGCCCACCATTTGTCAAAgtgcgggggcggcggcagcccATAGCGGCGACGGTACTCGGCGACGGCTTCGCGGAGGGTTTTCGACTGGCGAGCCTTGACCGCCCTGAACTCGCGCTCGGCATCGGAGATGAGGTGCCAGATCGGGTGTGGTCCTCCAGGCGCCGGCTTCGGCCTGGTGGCCGCGAACTTCTTGCTGAAAGCGACAATCTCGTTGCGCCCAGGCTCGGCGGGGGCTTGATCCGGGGTCCCTTTCCTGCCCGGTACTACTAAGCTGTGCGGTGAAGTCTTGGAGAATGTGTAGAGGAAGAAAATGACAAGGAAGAGGGCGCCGATAACGCCTATTTGGCGATTGCGCATCGTCAGCTTCGAGGAGAGGCTGGTGAGGGCACCCTTCCGGCGCAGACCCAGCGCGTCACCCATATATGATGCTACGCTGGCGAAACAAACGTCTGGCGCTCTCGTTGTTCCCTGATCGGTGGTCTCGGCCGTCTCGTCAAGggatgggcggcggcggctttcTCCCTGCTGCTAGTCGATCGCCGGTGCTCATCGGAATACTCGAGGAACCCGTTGAGCGGAAGTAGTAAGGGTGGGAATCCTGGGGGCGATAAAGCTCCTAGGGGCCTAGGGGGGTGGAGGGTTTAACACTATTATGGGGTTGTTTGGTTGGTTAAAGAACAAGGACGGACGTTCTCCGTAAATGGTTTCTTGGCTCGCATTAAAACTGGGACGCGGCCCGAGTATAGGCGAGGGGGTGCCGTCGCCAAGAACGAAACAGGGACCTGAACAAGCAGTGTCCAGTGTGGCCAGACTCCCGTCTCTGCCGATCGCCACGCTGGGGTGATTGAATTGGTTGGTTTGCAGTCAGTGCAcgaaaaggaaaaagaaagaagttTCATCCAATCTCCTTTCCCAGTATAAAAATAGACGCCGTTCTCCCGACGGCTACCTGCCTTCAATTTGTTTCTTGTATCCCGAGCAAAGGGTGTTGCCGAAAGAAATGTCGACTTGAActcgggggggggggggggggggggaaggaggggggaggggaattTTCCAGGCTATTATTTAGTGCACTCCGTGCTCCGTACACAGTAGGGAGGTACCTGAAGCAGTCATTAAACGGCAGGTTTCAAGGTTGCACAACGCCGTCGGCTAATGTACCTTGGTACACTACAGTAGCTCCCGCTGTTCTCGAACCTTACGTAGCACCGGGACCAAAACAAGGAACGGGATTAATTGCCGAGTCAAGCACTGCAGATCACACGTCTCACGCAGAAATCCAATACTCTGTACGGAAATAGGTCCCACGGTTCTGATGGCGAACTTGGTCACATTTCAGTGGGAATTATCTGCGGCATCCTGTTGAACACGCAGGCCGTTTCTATTCACGGTAGGGTATCCCTCAAAAAGCAGTTGAACGCCGCACACACGCCGGAGACTTTACTTTTTCCATTCCCATTCATCTCACATTTGTTTTTTAATAAGCGTCTAGTAGAAGAAGCCAATGATCTTGCCAGCAACGTGCTTGCGACGAGCCTCCTCGTGATCCATGATGCCGGCCGAGGTGGTGAGCATCACAAAGCCGAACTGACGAGCAGGGAGCAGCTTGACAACCCACTTctcgagctcggcgaggCGGACGTTGTAGCGGGGAGAGATGACACCACACTTGTTGAGGCTGCAAACACCCATATCAGCGAGCAGGTCCCGGATTGCCAATCTGTGCCTTGTACTCACCGGCCGTTGAGCTGGACAACGATCTTGCCGCTGCGGTGGTTGTCAACCTCCTCGAACTCGCCAATGTAGCCTGGAAGAACGACAAGAGTTAGCTGTTGCGCGAGATTAAACATTGATCGTCATTGGAAGTCTCCGAGAACGTGTAAGACCCTCGCATTGGTGTTTGATTTCTCGGCAACTTAAAGGGCTTCGGTCGTGGGGCGGAAAAGACCGCTGCCTAGTTATCATGCCGAATTCGAGAGCCCACTGCAGACGGGGAAGGCGATGCGTTTGTCTTCCACGTCCGTTCCGAGAATATGTGCCTGCGACAGAGAGTATGGCGAGATGACGTACCGTGACGCTGCATGACGCGCAGGAACTTGACAATGACCTTGGACGAAGGCCGGATCAGGACCTGGCGCTTGCCGGCCTTCTCGGCGTTGTTGATGCTGTTCAGAGCATCGTGCAGGACGGAAGTGCGGACCATTTTGGCGGTTGTTGGCCGATCGGGGCGAGATTCTCAATTCGTAAAGAGGAAGAGAGGTATCTACCAGCATGCCGAAGCGTGTGACGTTAGCCTTCCGAGGCTCGATGAGCGTGGAGAGTGCCCTCGTCGACAAGTCGAGAGGGTTCTGCCTGCTCAGTTGCCGACGAGGAGAAGCGTATCACCGGAGGGCGTCGGCCACTGCCTCAGCCATCCCGTGATTGCTCTCCCCGGCCTTCGCTGAAGGCATTTGACTGTTGACAAGTCATTTTTCAGAAAACCACATACCTCAGGTTTGCCTGCGTTGAGAAGCCGTGATGGTTGATCAGGTCCTGGATCGAGGAGGTTTGGTTGCGACCAGAAAATTCAGCAGGTGTTGAGCGAGCTGTGGTGGCCCGTGCCCCGGAAACTTGCCCTAAACGCTTGGGGTCCCAGATTTGTGCGCTTGCTCAAAGCAGACTAGCTCGGTGTGGAATCCTTTCGACCACACAAAATCCGCGAATTGAGGTCCTGGGTCGGGTCCGTGGGGCCCGACAGCCCGCACACTTTAAACTTGACTTTTGTGGCCCAGCCGAGATCCCTCCATCCAACACACGAAAAACGACTACACTATCACCTACTCTTCGAGGATCGTAGCCGACACTTACCAGCAAACAACAACGTCAAGATGGTGAGGACCCCTGTTGTTTTCTCCATTTTCCACCCGTTCAGTTGCCGTTTCCAGTGCTCGACCGATCCCCGTTTCCTCTCGATCAAACGACACAAACGcgccctc
This DNA window, taken from Thermothelomyces thermophilus ATCC 42464 chromosome 3, complete sequence, encodes the following:
- a CDS encoding glycosyltransferase family 90 protein (CAZy_ID 270092), which gives rise to MSRLIHTAQTKAIPAAGAVKRPRNSFTSRPADLSSNGHFDEVKRTRFDYFAHQPVWTHSRMSCPPESPARILEEEDQFDDIAKYAIGDLGFVSNWTAMSDICLSPSLSSTYGFFDRPNAYGVVHDLFPIFSQSKISSYADILYPSPWYWADKVPYSAAKDPAWDKKQDRLYWRGSTTGGYSRDGGWRRQHRQRFVQKINAPDKAKILTPPSSLPPPPSPSSSSTPTKPTTKKQQEQQQQQQQQQQQSRPPQQEQEQKQEEQQQKEQQQQQQQQQQQRQERETQQQEQQQQSAPPPPEQQQQQKQKQQQQQHDEQQQQQQQQQSAPPPPEQQQQHNEQQQQQQQQQGEEEEEEQQRPQHQQQQQQQSYEPEQWTVREVPRGNYKSLLDVYFSHVGQCDPGDCDAQRAFFEVKDYAKQEDALEYKHVLDMDGNAFSGRFYALLRSRSLVYKWAIFREWHYEWLRPWVHFVPLSLHGEEWLETVRFFNSSGRASSEGGSEDAEVPKERKEGAEEAERMAQRGRDWAGKVLRNEDLEVWFFRLLLEYGRVIDDDRENIGYAG